The Acetonema longum DSM 6540 genome contains the following window.
GGGCGCCTTCAACACCTTTGACTCTCATTCCACCACGGAATTCAAACAAAACGGTTTTACCGTATCCATCGGCAACGGCTTCCTCCAATCCGTCCAGGGTACCTATGACACCATTGACCGGAGTCAAGACATCCAGGATGACCGGTTAAAAGCCCTTTATGGCCTCAAAGCCTACCGGTCAGGGGAAAAGGCTTACGATGGAATCCAAGAAGCCCGCCAAAACGCCGAAAAGAGCGATATCGGCAGCAGCTTCAACGTCACAGCTGGCTTTAGCAGCAGCAAACAAAAAACCGAAGCCACCGCCAGCGCCGCTACAGTCCGCGGCAGCAGCCTGACCTCCTCCGGGGATATCAACCTCATCGCCACCGGCAGCGGCCAAACCGATTCAATCGGAAAAGCCGCCGATGGCGATCTGAATATCCTTGGGTCTTCGATCAACGGCAACAACGTCTACCTTTCCGCCGCCCGAGATGTCAATCTCAAAGCCCAGGCTAATACTACCGATTCCATCATGAAATCAAGCGGCAGCTCCTACGGCTTTGGCGCTAGCTTCAGCTTGGGCAAAGAACTCGGTATGGGCTACTACCTGGAAGGTAACAAAAGCAGCGGCAATTCAGAAGAACATGCCATAAACTGGACGGAAACCATGGTCACCGGCAATACTAACCTCAGCATTATCTCCGGCCGGGATACCAACCTGATCGGCGCTCAGGCCCATGGCGACAGCATCAATATGAATGTAGGCCGGAACCTGAATTTGGAAAGCTTGCAGGATAGGGAGACCTACAGGGAGAAAAATAAATCAGCAGGCGGTTCCCTCAGCTACAGCAGCGCCAAAGGAGTCGGAGGAAAAGCCTCGACCTATGAGAGAAACATTAAGTCCAACTATAGCAGTGTCAATGAACAGACAGGAATCTTTGCCGGTGACGGAGGATTTGATATCTATGTGGAAGGCAACACCGATCTGAAAGGCGCCGTCATTGCCAGCAAGGCCAGTGCGGATAAAAACAGACTGTCAACCGGAACGCTTACATTCTCCGATATCACCAATCGGTCCGAATATAGCGCCAGCAGCGCAGGAATTACAATAGAGAAAGACATTCGTCCAAAGGGCAGCCCTGAATTCGGCGACAGCAAAGAAAGCACCACCCAGTCAGCCATAGCGTCAGAGGCAATAGAGATTCGCAGTGATGAAAATAAACCGGCTGATGAGAAAACCGATCTTTCCAAACTCAGCCGTGACACCGACAATGCCCATCAACCCCTCGATAATATCTTTGACAAGGTTGCCGTCTCGGAAAAACTGGAAATGAGAGAAATCATTGTTGATGAGCTTGTGGACC
Protein-coding sequences here:
- a CDS encoding hemagglutinin repeat-containing protein translates to GAFNTFDSHSTTEFKQNGFTVSIGNGFLQSVQGTYDTIDRSQDIQDDRLKALYGLKAYRSGEKAYDGIQEARQNAEKSDIGSSFNVTAGFSSSKQKTEATASAATVRGSSLTSSGDINLIATGSGQTDSIGKAADGDLNILGSSINGNNVYLSAARDVNLKAQANTTDSIMKSSGSSYGFGASFSLGKELGMGYYLEGNKSSGNSEEHAINWTETMVTGNTNLSIISGRDTNLIGAQAHGDSINMNVGRNLNLESLQDRETYREKNKSAGGSLSYSSAKGVGGKASTYERNIKSNYSSVNEQTGIFAGDGGFDIYVEGNTDLKGAVIASKASADKNRLSTGTLTFSDITNRSEYSASSAGITIEKDIRPKGSPEFGDSKESTTQSAIASEAIEIRSDENKPADEKTDLSKLSRDTDNAHQPLDNIFDKVAVSEKLEMREIIVDELVDQVYKEIERKKVAEEAANEKDVEEAKKEEKVETAEEKIEKKKEEIAQKLVELEGQLEGINDAQKVQYLLQQMEFNIGQSGVDGDLGVMSTSSLIIFQHRTEGDITGTVDQ